Proteins co-encoded in one Saprospira grandis genomic window:
- a CDS encoding septal ring lytic transglycosylase RlpA family protein, with protein MKQILFIFLLTFSLQWASANNNDLPPAEVGIATFYDDSFHGRRTACSGETYDKTQLTAAHKTLPCGSMIRVTHAGNKKSVTVRIIDRGPYIAGQIVSLSRAAAAEIGLLADGQAKVKVEVVSAQQPSPRVAKKEAEAPKAVAKAAPKTAPRQVAPASKPAVKSTKADGLNIIKEASALDKGGLYKMQVLKLEPKGFGVQVAGYSDYESVVQQVAVLQKNWFKGALVYADELNGKPYYKIIMGPFFTKAEAESYRKNLQKKYKLKGAFVVELDKLDK; from the coding sequence ATGAAACAAATCCTCTTTATCTTTTTGCTGACATTCAGCTTACAATGGGCCTCGGCCAACAATAATGATTTACCGCCTGCAGAAGTAGGGATTGCGACCTTTTACGACGACAGTTTTCATGGGCGCAGGACGGCTTGTAGTGGGGAGACCTATGACAAGACCCAGTTGACGGCGGCGCATAAGACCTTGCCTTGTGGGAGCATGATTCGGGTGACGCATGCGGGCAACAAGAAATCGGTAACGGTTCGGATTATTGACCGTGGGCCTTATATTGCTGGACAGATTGTTTCTTTATCGAGAGCAGCGGCGGCAGAGATTGGTTTATTGGCCGATGGTCAGGCCAAGGTAAAAGTGGAAGTAGTGAGTGCACAGCAGCCTAGTCCCAGAGTGGCTAAAAAGGAAGCGGAGGCGCCCAAAGCGGTGGCTAAAGCGGCCCCAAAGACGGCTCCAAGGCAAGTAGCGCCAGCCTCTAAGCCAGCGGTAAAAAGCACAAAGGCCGATGGGTTGAACATCATTAAAGAAGCTTCTGCCCTAGACAAAGGGGGGCTATACAAAATGCAGGTCCTCAAGTTGGAGCCCAAGGGTTTTGGCGTACAGGTAGCGGGATATAGCGACTATGAATCGGTGGTACAGCAAGTAGCTGTTTTGCAAAAAAACTGGTTTAAGGGCGCATTGGTCTATGCTGATGAGTTGAATGGCAAGCCCTACTACAAGATTATCATGGGGCCATTTTTCACTAAGGCCGAGGCCGAAAGCTATCGGAAAAACTTGCAGAAAAAGTACAAATTGAAAGGGGCCTTTGTTGTTGAGTTGGATAAATTGGACAAATAG
- the gldN gene encoding gliding motility protein GldN: MNTIRLYLSLALIFVLAQNNFAQEASLPQDDIYQKTWGERPVIHRPQLQERDVLWEKRIWREIELGELQNQHFANENRPLIELLTQALEDKKLSVYNEDFSSRMDYEEAMGYVYQTDTFFVMDLDGGCMGDNWEVVKTRINPKDVTRFRIKEVAYVDKKDGQLKTQILGIAPIRNIYDDNGNFLMATPMFWFHFDELRPILGQEQAPNRFQDAGQLSWADVFEARQFSSYITKESNMRDLRLQDLYSGTDRLLQAEKIKNDMANFEHDFYGN, from the coding sequence ATGAATACGATCCGCCTTTATCTTAGCCTTGCCCTTATCTTTGTTTTGGCCCAAAATAATTTTGCTCAAGAAGCCAGCCTGCCCCAAGATGACATTTACCAGAAAACATGGGGAGAACGGCCAGTGATCCACCGGCCCCAGCTGCAAGAAAGAGATGTACTTTGGGAAAAACGCATCTGGAGAGAAATTGAATTGGGCGAACTGCAAAACCAGCATTTTGCCAATGAAAATCGCCCCCTGATTGAACTACTCACCCAGGCCCTAGAAGACAAAAAACTCAGCGTTTATAATGAGGATTTTTCTAGCCGAATGGATTATGAAGAGGCCATGGGCTATGTCTACCAAACCGATACCTTTTTTGTCATGGACCTAGACGGCGGCTGTATGGGCGATAATTGGGAGGTGGTCAAAACTCGGATCAACCCCAAAGATGTAACCCGCTTCCGTATTAAAGAGGTGGCCTATGTAGACAAAAAAGATGGCCAACTCAAAACCCAAATTCTAGGCATTGCCCCCATCCGCAATATTTATGACGACAATGGCAACTTTTTGATGGCCACCCCTATGTTTTGGTTCCATTTTGACGAGCTGCGCCCCATCTTGGGCCAAGAACAAGCCCCCAACCGCTTTCAGGATGCAGGACAGTTGTCTTGGGCTGACGTTTTTGAAGCCCGCCAGTTTTCTAGCTATATCACTAAGGAAAGCAATATGCGGGACCTTCGCCTACAAGACCTTTATAGCGGGACCGACCGCCTGCTACAAGCCGAGAAAATTAAAAACGATATGGCCAACTTTGAGCATGATTTCTATGGAAATTAG
- a CDS encoding TonB-dependent receptor, with protein sequence MRNLYILLCFWPIFLWGQDYQIHGEVYDYESHELVLGQPVLLLPDSLGQLTDFEGHFHFELSGELGDSLELQAFGEQGSFVSKRFVLGLEKDIHLHLYLAADANCLRCQEVDVVLVQEQDLGPKPQPSQQLLNAENIQKNLAGNLAQSLAEIPGVSALSVGVGIAKPIIRGQMGNRVQLLEGNLAQEGQQWGNDHGLAIDALSVGRMELTKGAGSLRYGSDALGGSIRLLPAKVAPHNSWQGQILLLGKSNNEHLGLNLQLGRNWHNYFWQLQYSEQRYGDYRVPADEFVYQGFVLPLYEQRLKNTAGQERSGKIVLGKLWKKGGLRWTNSLYQMKGGLFSGAMGVPRAYELQPDGNWRDIDFPSQAIRHFKSFLNFNYQLSKQKALYIDLGWQQNLREEFAFPHLHNRPADANDRLALALNLSTFSGRLELRQNYKSWELAYGVSGQSQNNKRGGFDFLIPAFEQQKLGAFALSHWVNKEERLGLDFGLRLDYQQLQSTAFAQSFDVDGQNISLGAGALERQFWGSSASVGLWKKLNAWSNIQAQLSKSFRPPHPVELLSDGVHHGSFRHEKGDSSLGPESGYQFDASWSWRKGNFGLLAEAYAHYFDGYLYLSPAPRFSPLPDAGQLYEYEQQDALFSGLELRYDYRYKGFKWKQSLEYLYSYGLETDLPLPFSPPLSVRSQLAWSKDWAPKKGLKTLEIALGHRYWAAQNQVARNEKSTPAASLWDLRLDLDFVWGKQPLSVRFLAQNLFNTPYLAHLSRYRQLELPEQGRNIQLQLRLPIIVRD encoded by the coding sequence ATGCGCAATTTATACATTTTACTTTGTTTTTGGCCCATTTTCCTTTGGGGCCAAGATTATCAGATTCATGGGGAGGTTTACGATTATGAGAGCCATGAATTAGTCTTGGGGCAGCCCGTTCTTCTATTACCCGACAGTTTGGGCCAGCTCACTGATTTTGAGGGTCATTTTCATTTTGAGCTTTCGGGAGAGTTGGGCGACAGCCTTGAGTTGCAAGCCTTTGGGGAGCAGGGTAGTTTTGTATCCAAACGCTTTGTTTTGGGCCTTGAAAAAGACATCCACCTTCATTTATACTTGGCTGCGGATGCCAATTGTTTGCGTTGTCAGGAGGTGGATGTGGTTTTGGTGCAGGAGCAAGATTTGGGCCCCAAGCCGCAGCCCTCTCAGCAGCTATTGAATGCAGAAAATATTCAGAAAAACTTGGCGGGAAATTTAGCCCAGAGCTTAGCCGAAATTCCGGGGGTTTCGGCCTTATCGGTGGGAGTAGGCATTGCCAAGCCGATTATTCGGGGGCAAATGGGCAATCGGGTACAATTGCTAGAGGGGAATTTGGCCCAAGAGGGGCAACAATGGGGCAATGACCATGGTCTGGCCATAGATGCCTTGAGTGTAGGCCGTATGGAGCTGACGAAGGGAGCGGGTAGTTTGCGTTATGGCTCAGATGCCTTGGGCGGCAGCATTCGCCTCTTGCCGGCTAAGGTAGCGCCACACAACAGTTGGCAGGGGCAAATCTTGCTTTTGGGCAAAAGCAACAATGAACATTTGGGGCTAAACCTACAATTGGGTCGCAACTGGCACAACTACTTTTGGCAGCTTCAATATAGTGAGCAGCGCTATGGGGATTATCGAGTACCTGCCGATGAATTTGTCTATCAGGGCTTTGTTTTGCCTTTGTATGAGCAGCGCTTGAAGAATACGGCTGGACAAGAGCGATCTGGCAAGATAGTACTGGGCAAACTCTGGAAAAAAGGGGGCTTGCGTTGGACCAACAGTTTGTACCAGATGAAAGGCGGTTTATTTTCTGGGGCCATGGGGGTGCCCAGAGCCTATGAGTTGCAGCCCGATGGCAATTGGCGAGATATAGATTTTCCCTCTCAAGCGATTCGACATTTTAAGTCTTTTCTCAACTTCAACTATCAGCTGAGCAAACAAAAGGCCCTATATATTGACCTAGGTTGGCAGCAAAACTTGCGAGAAGAGTTTGCTTTTCCACATTTGCACAACCGCCCGGCCGATGCTAATGACCGCTTGGCCTTAGCGCTAAATTTGAGCACTTTTTCGGGCCGTCTAGAGCTGCGACAAAACTACAAATCCTGGGAGCTTGCCTATGGGGTTTCTGGCCAAAGCCAAAACAACAAAAGAGGCGGTTTTGACTTTTTGATTCCCGCTTTTGAGCAGCAGAAGTTAGGGGCCTTTGCTTTAAGTCATTGGGTAAATAAAGAAGAGCGTTTGGGCCTTGATTTTGGCTTGCGTCTAGATTATCAGCAGTTGCAATCTACAGCCTTTGCTCAATCTTTTGATGTAGATGGGCAAAATATCAGCTTAGGGGCTGGGGCATTGGAACGACAATTTTGGGGCAGCTCGGCTAGTGTTGGGCTTTGGAAAAAACTGAATGCTTGGTCCAACATACAAGCGCAGCTCAGCAAGAGTTTTCGGCCGCCACATCCTGTAGAGCTATTGAGTGATGGGGTACATCATGGCAGTTTTCGACATGAAAAGGGGGATAGTAGTCTGGGCCCAGAGTCTGGCTATCAGTTTGATGCTAGCTGGAGCTGGCGCAAGGGTAATTTTGGGCTTTTGGCCGAGGCCTATGCGCATTATTTTGATGGTTATTTATATTTATCGCCTGCGCCTCGTTTTTCGCCCTTACCCGATGCGGGCCAACTGTATGAATATGAGCAGCAGGATGCTTTGTTTTCGGGCCTAGAGTTGCGCTATGATTATCGCTATAAAGGCTTTAAGTGGAAGCAATCCTTAGAATACCTATATAGCTATGGGCTAGAAACGGACTTGCCCCTCCCCTTTTCGCCTCCTCTTTCTGTTCGCTCTCAGTTGGCTTGGAGCAAAGACTGGGCGCCCAAAAAGGGCTTAAAAACGCTAGAAATAGCCTTGGGGCATCGTTATTGGGCCGCTCAAAACCAAGTAGCTAGAAATGAGAAGAGCACGCCTGCGGCTTCTCTTTGGGATCTGCGTTTAGATTTGGATTTTGTTTGGGGCAAGCAGCCTTTGTCTGTTCGATTCTTGGCCCAAAACCTATTCAATACGCCTTATTTGGCCCATTTGAGTCGCTACCGACAGCTAGAGTTGCCCGAGCAGGGCCGCAACATACAGCTACAGCTTCGTCTACCGATTATTGTTCGGGATTAA
- a CDS encoding DUF4625 domain-containing protein: MKRFALFLLGLFFLQACQPAETDLRAPILNIYSFSPNRVSDTICGQLEPDNVIPLRTGDTLKMNLGLIDNEELSQLKVDIHANFDCHGHRSPTLDSWSVLDLIDLSGSEQDLELFYVPPTDAWAGNYHFQLRLLDASGNETGGSTAYSIKLISSQDSIAPEIRLNSPQGSLIANRGSQIFFEGEALDNMDLTGGKLELRYESPSGNLQLAQELALTAGSGTNYNFNWPYTIPNSLTAGNYRYFLRIIDAVGNTTESSSVDIQLN; this comes from the coding sequence ATGAAACGCTTCGCCCTTTTCCTCCTCGGCCTTTTCTTTTTGCAGGCCTGCCAACCTGCCGAAACCGATCTGCGTGCCCCCATTCTAAATATATATAGTTTTAGCCCCAATAGGGTTTCGGATACGATTTGCGGCCAATTAGAGCCTGATAATGTGATTCCTCTCCGAACTGGCGATACCCTCAAAATGAATTTGGGCCTAATTGATAATGAGGAACTTTCTCAGCTCAAAGTAGATATTCACGCCAATTTTGATTGCCACGGCCACCGTAGCCCAACCCTAGATAGCTGGTCGGTGCTCGATCTGATTGACCTCAGCGGCAGCGAGCAGGATCTCGAGCTCTTTTATGTTCCCCCCACAGATGCCTGGGCGGGCAATTACCATTTTCAGCTCCGCTTGCTCGATGCTTCGGGCAATGAAACAGGCGGCAGCACGGCCTATAGCATCAAGCTGATTTCTAGCCAAGATAGTATCGCCCCCGAAATTCGCCTCAATAGCCCCCAAGGCAGCCTAATCGCCAACCGAGGGAGCCAAATTTTCTTTGAAGGGGAGGCCCTCGATAATATGGACCTCACTGGCGGAAAACTCGAACTTCGCTATGAATCTCCCTCCGGAAACCTGCAGTTGGCCCAAGAACTGGCCCTCACCGCTGGCAGCGGAACCAACTACAATTTTAACTGGCCCTATACCATCCCCAACAGCCTGACCGCAGGCAATTACCGCTACTTTTTGCGCATTATCGATGCGGTGGGCAATACCACAGAAAGCAGCTCGGTGGATATTCAGCTCAATTAG
- a CDS encoding SMI1/KNR4 family protein, which translates to MKEIWERFEAWIDRYANLLLDDLNGGAEEEHFEPIERAIRSELPQAFKEFYRIHDGQYSESEEGLIDTHILLPLEQMLSIWAQLRHQFDEGAFDDLESEPQEGIRMEWWNPYWLPLTTDKAGSFIFMDFAPSRQGNLGQIIYMPRDSAERILLAPSFEAWISRYVRHLEEGHYRYSERMGGIIQKQRLNGVSDDSQHSFWHDSENDDLEGFEVVKEE; encoded by the coding sequence ATGAAAGAAATTTGGGAACGCTTCGAAGCTTGGATAGACCGCTATGCCAACCTATTGCTAGACGATTTGAATGGAGGCGCAGAAGAAGAACATTTTGAGCCGATCGAAAGAGCTATTCGCTCAGAACTCCCCCAAGCCTTTAAGGAATTTTACCGCATCCATGATGGCCAATACTCAGAATCTGAAGAGGGCCTGATTGATACGCATATTTTACTGCCTCTAGAGCAAATGCTCAGCATTTGGGCCCAACTCCGCCATCAGTTTGATGAGGGCGCATTCGACGATCTAGAATCTGAACCCCAAGAGGGCATCCGAATGGAGTGGTGGAACCCCTACTGGCTCCCCCTCACTACAGATAAAGCAGGCAGCTTCATTTTTATGGATTTTGCCCCTAGCCGCCAAGGCAATTTGGGCCAAATTATCTATATGCCCCGCGACTCTGCCGAACGTATTCTACTCGCCCCCTCTTTTGAGGCTTGGATCAGCCGATATGTGCGCCATCTAGAAGAAGGCCACTACCGCTATTCAGAAAGAATGGGCGGGATTATCCAAAAACAACGCCTCAATGGTGTAAGCGACGATAGCCAACATAGCTTCTGGCACGATAGCGAAAATGATGACCTAGAAGGCTTTGAAGTCGTCAAAGAAGAATAG